A genomic region of Phycisphaerae bacterium contains the following coding sequences:
- a CDS encoding transposase, with amino-acid sequence MPRIARIVVPGCPHHVTQRGNNRQDVFFVDEDRRTYLDLLHDRCEAAGVGVLGYCLMTNHVHVVAVPPDEVALAAAIGRTHFLYSQYINRLHGRSGHLWQGRFYSAALDEPHTWAALRYVECNPLRARLVRKPWRYAWSSAAAHVGVGPDASGLLDLAGWAADWTPARWRAQLAKPLTDAEIARLRRCVHTGRPLATDKWLSKLERKLGQILRPRPVGRPKVRKEAPK; translated from the coding sequence ATGCCACGGATTGCCCGCATCGTCGTGCCCGGCTGCCCGCATCACGTCACCCAGCGCGGCAACAACCGCCAGGATGTGTTCTTCGTCGATGAGGACCGCCGGACCTACCTGGACCTGCTGCACGACCGCTGCGAGGCCGCCGGCGTGGGCGTCCTCGGCTACTGCCTGATGACGAACCACGTGCACGTGGTCGCCGTGCCGCCGGACGAGGTTGCGCTGGCCGCCGCGATCGGCCGCACGCACTTCCTGTATTCGCAGTACATCAATCGCCTGCACGGCCGCAGCGGGCATCTGTGGCAGGGGCGCTTCTATTCGGCGGCCTTGGACGAGCCGCACACGTGGGCGGCGCTGCGTTATGTCGAGTGCAATCCGCTGCGGGCACGGCTGGTGCGCAAGCCGTGGCGGTACGCATGGTCGAGTGCGGCGGCGCACGTGGGCGTGGGGCCGGACGCGAGCGGGCTATTGGACCTGGCGGGGTGGGCGGCGGACTGGACCCCGGCGCGCTGGCGGGCGCAACTGGCCAAACCGCTGACCGACGCGGAGATCGCGCGGCTGCGGCGGTGTGTGCACACGGGCCGCCCGCTGGCGACGGACAAGTGGCTGTCGAAGCTGGAGCGCAAGCTGGGCCAGATTCTGCGTCCGCGGCCGGTGGGGCGACCGAAGGTGAGGAAGGAAGCCCCAAAATAG
- a CDS encoding PEP-CTERM sorting domain-containing protein (PEP-CTERM proteins occur, often in large numbers, in the proteomes of bacteria that also encode an exosortase, a predicted intramembrane cysteine proteinase. The presence of a PEP-CTERM domain at a protein's C-terminus predicts cleavage within the sorting domain, followed by covalent anchoring to some some component of the (usually Gram-negative) cell surface. Many PEP-CTERM proteins exhibit an unusual sequence composition that includes large numbers of potential glycosylation sites. Expression of one such protein has been shown restore the ability of a bacterium to form floc, a type of biofilm.) produces the protein MVMRKTAAGWAAALGALAAVSGAVASPITFSATFGSRAAQATFDTSGSDLVITLQNTSSADVFQPDQILTALFFDVSGPALGLTRTSAVVPPGSTTWFGITDPGGVVGGEWAYVEQLVGAPLGAAYGISSTGLGLFGPGDVFPGSNLQGPASPGGLEYGLTSTADNTVTGNTPVTGSYALVQDTVVFTLSGLPGGFDPSQAIRNVVWQYGTSLTETRLPEPGSLALLCAAGLLVARRRPRS, from the coding sequence ATGGTTATGCGCAAAACGGCGGCCGGCTGGGCCGCGGCACTGGGTGCACTCGCGGCCGTGTCGGGGGCCGTCGCCAGCCCGATCACGTTCTCCGCGACGTTCGGGAGCCGCGCGGCCCAGGCGACGTTCGACACGTCCGGCTCGGACCTCGTCATCACTCTGCAGAACACTTCCTCCGCGGACGTGTTCCAGCCCGACCAGATCCTGACGGCGCTGTTCTTCGACGTCAGCGGCCCCGCGCTGGGGCTCACCCGCACCAGCGCCGTGGTGCCGCCCGGCTCGACAACCTGGTTCGGCATCACGGACCCCGGCGGCGTGGTCGGCGGCGAGTGGGCGTATGTCGAGCAGCTCGTCGGCGCGCCGCTGGGCGCCGCTTACGGCATCAGCTCCACCGGGCTCGGCCTGTTCGGCCCGGGCGATGTGTTCCCAGGCAGCAATTTGCAGGGCCCTGCCAGCCCGGGTGGGTTGGAGTACGGACTCACGTCCACGGCTGATAACACCGTGACCGGCAACACGCCCGTCACGGGCAGCTATGCCTTGGTCCAGGACACGGTGGTCTTCACGCTATCCGGCCTGCCGGGCGGCTTCGATCCGTCCCAGGCGATTCGCAATGTGGTCTGGCAGTACGGCACGTCGCTGACCGAGACGCGGCTGCCCGAACCGGGATCGCTGGCGCTGCTGTGTGCCGCCGGGCTGCTGGTCGCGCGCCGCCGCCCGCGAAGCTAG
- a CDS encoding STAS domain-containing protein — protein sequence MAALPDLTPLGVQRTGDHLTFTLMSSEDILPELPADYEQLLSMRLQEILAEPRNLTAEVNLADLTGISSRQLGSLIALQKVLRPRFGRVPVTGLSANVRHVLTLTHVDRLFELP from the coding sequence GTGGCTGCCTTGCCGGATTTGACCCCGCTGGGCGTGCAACGCACAGGTGACCACCTGACGTTCACCCTCATGAGTTCGGAGGACATCCTCCCGGAGCTGCCCGCCGACTACGAGCAGCTCCTTTCCATGCGTCTCCAGGAAATCCTCGCCGAGCCCCGCAACCTCACCGCCGAGGTCAACCTCGCCGACCTCACCGGCATCTCCAGCCGCCAGCTCGGCTCGCTCATCGCCCTGCAGAAGGTGCTGCGCCCTCGTTTCGGCCGCGTCCCCGTCACCGGCTTGAGCGCCAACGTCCGTCACGTACTCACGCTCACTCACGTCGATCGGCTTTTCGAGCTCCCCTGA
- a CDS encoding riboflavin synthase → MFTGIIAAVGHVVAVDATPRRHGDGGHACRLELELGALADGLPTGASVAVNGACLTVATVRGTRGVFDVVPETWQRTTLSRLRTRDPVNLERSLRVGDPIDGHFVQGHVEAVGSVDRLERGQGEWKLWVAVDAALMPAIVPKGSIALDGTSLTVIDVAAQRFSVALVPTTLDRTVLGQRRPGDAVNVETDILARLVARRLAELTGGQPIAEAGSAGLSWDKLRASGFLP, encoded by the coding sequence ATGTTCACCGGAATCATCGCTGCCGTTGGGCACGTCGTCGCCGTCGATGCCACGCCGCGCCGACACGGCGACGGCGGGCACGCCTGCCGCCTGGAGCTTGAGCTGGGCGCGCTGGCAGACGGCTTGCCGACCGGCGCCAGCGTCGCCGTGAACGGCGCCTGCCTCACCGTCGCCACCGTGCGCGGCACCCGCGGCGTGTTCGACGTCGTCCCCGAAACCTGGCAGCGCACCACGCTCAGCCGCCTGCGCACCCGGGACCCGGTCAATCTCGAGCGCTCGCTGCGCGTCGGCGATCCCATCGACGGGCACTTCGTCCAGGGCCATGTCGAGGCCGTCGGCAGCGTCGACCGCCTCGAACGTGGACAGGGCGAGTGGAAGTTGTGGGTCGCGGTGGATGCGGCGCTCATGCCCGCGATCGTCCCCAAGGGCTCAATCGCGCTCGACGGCACCAGTCTGACCGTTATCGACGTCGCCGCCCAGCGCTTCTCCGTCGCCCTCGTGCCCACCACGCTCGACCGCACGGTGCTGGGACAACGCCGGCCCGGCGATGCGGTGAACGTGGAGACCGACATCCTGGCCCGGCTCGTGGCGCGACGACTCGCCGAGCTCACCGGGGGTCAGCCGATTGCGGAAGC
- a CDS encoding DUF933 domain-containing protein: MRVAVVGFPYSGKTTVFRAISGVPLAHLKAAEENLAAVHIAEPRLELLEKIFKPKKRTEATMDFIDLPGSAEGDVDKAGLEKHLPTLRQVDGLVVVLRAFESGSVPMHQGRIDPESDLRQLRDEMLLADLAICAGRVEKLQKALTKPSKERDQQKLELELLLRCQTALENEQPLSTVVQPGNEEKTLRSFGFLTQKPVLVVINIGEQQIGQALPFHAPHAADTLAVCATLEAELVQMDAADRPAFMADYGIQALARVRIVRACFDALGMMLMLTAGPEEVRAWPLPKGTTAVDAAAKIHTDLARGFIKAETIAFNDLQAAGSMRDAKAAGKVRLEPKGYVVQDGDVITIKFNV, translated from the coding sequence ATGCGCGTGGCGGTAGTTGGGTTCCCGTACTCGGGGAAGACGACGGTCTTCAGGGCGATCTCGGGCGTGCCGCTCGCGCACTTGAAGGCGGCGGAAGAGAACCTGGCGGCGGTCCACATCGCCGAACCACGTCTGGAGCTGCTGGAGAAGATCTTCAAGCCGAAGAAGCGCACCGAAGCGACGATGGATTTCATTGATCTGCCGGGCAGCGCGGAGGGCGATGTCGATAAGGCTGGCCTGGAAAAGCACTTACCGACGCTTCGCCAAGTGGATGGCCTGGTGGTCGTGCTGCGGGCGTTTGAGTCGGGATCGGTTCCGATGCATCAGGGGCGGATCGATCCCGAGAGTGATCTGCGGCAGTTGCGCGATGAGATGCTCCTGGCTGATCTGGCGATCTGTGCGGGGCGCGTCGAGAAGCTGCAGAAGGCGCTCACCAAGCCGAGCAAGGAGCGTGACCAGCAGAAGCTGGAGTTGGAGCTGTTACTCCGCTGCCAGACGGCATTGGAGAACGAGCAGCCGCTCAGCACGGTGGTGCAGCCGGGAAACGAGGAGAAGACGCTGCGCAGCTTCGGTTTTCTGACGCAGAAGCCCGTGCTGGTGGTGATCAACATTGGCGAGCAGCAGATCGGCCAGGCGCTGCCGTTCCACGCTCCGCACGCGGCCGACACGCTGGCGGTGTGCGCGACGCTCGAGGCGGAACTGGTGCAGATGGATGCGGCGGATCGGCCGGCGTTCATGGCGGACTACGGGATCCAGGCCCTGGCCCGGGTGCGGATTGTGCGGGCGTGCTTTGATGCACTGGGCATGATGCTGATGCTGACGGCGGGACCCGAGGAAGTGCGGGCGTGGCCGCTGCCAAAAGGCACGACGGCGGTGGATGCGGCTGCGAAGATTCACACGGACCTGGCACGCGGGTTCATCAAGGCGGAGACGATCGCGTTCAATGATCTGCAGGCCGCGGGCTCGATGCGCGACGCGAAGGCGGCGGGCAAGGTACGCCTGGAGCCGAAGGGCTACGTGGTCCAGGACGGGGACGTGATCACGATCAAGTTCAACGTTTGA
- a CDS encoding TlpA family protein disulfide reductase: MSVGNKASPFQAQTLSGQTISFPAAYKGRLVLLDFWATWCTPCRAEKPHLARAYQEYGPRGLEIIGISLDEPQGVSADRVRKFVQDEGLPWPQVYTLGAALANNYGVTGIPAAFLIDGDTGQFLAQGDDLRGPALARTIEKHLKPIPKK; the protein is encoded by the coding sequence ATCTCCGTCGGCAACAAGGCCAGCCCCTTCCAGGCGCAAACGCTCTCCGGCCAGACCATCAGCTTCCCGGCCGCGTACAAGGGCCGGCTGGTCCTACTCGACTTCTGGGCCACCTGGTGTACCCCCTGTCGCGCCGAGAAGCCGCACCTCGCCCGCGCGTACCAGGAATACGGCCCGCGCGGCCTGGAGATCATCGGCATCAGCCTCGACGAACCTCAAGGCGTCTCGGCCGACCGCGTGCGCAAGTTCGTCCAGGACGAAGGCCTGCCCTGGCCCCAGGTCTACACCCTCGGCGCTGCGCTGGCCAACAACTACGGCGTCACGGGCATCCCCGCGGCGTTCCTCATCGACGGCGATACGGGCCAGTTCCTCGCCCAGGGCGACGACCTTCGCGGTCCCGCCCTCGCCCGCACGATCGAGAAACACCTGAAGCCCATTCCGAAAAAGTGA
- a CDS encoding DUF2961 domain-containing protein — MKRESAFRLLGLGILVLALARVAAAQETITQAELLRRVIDVQRLATPPPPGERTRLFSSYDRRSQAGAAGEIAGWGANEDHGQFSGVTPDGWQVLAEVDGPGAITRMWSADPGGHIRFVLDGEPVIEAAFNELLSGRVPPFETPLVERGMTCHFPVGFSRSCQVLARECSSYYQINVVCYPPGTTVTRFRSELDEEADAALAEVRQALSDGLTEGQLFGGQRMRPVAVQQELGPGETMSESLSGAGTVRALYVALTDQRGPRDLYALRRCLLRVYADGEETPAIEAPLCDFFGAGFDLVAYNSLVLGTDRELSVPLPDRRRGENRYMYCLFPMPFRDGLRVEIENGNSAKRKIGLMLLMQADPRPPAPDALRFHARFRREDPCQGRDYALLEARGRGRLVGCVLSVDCPRAAWWGEGDDQVWIDGERFPSYFGTGTADFFDDAGGLHAGVRPFAGVTRTGPYGKFATYRWQLADAIAFQKSVRFTLENLQAGGARDTYYSSVVYWYATAGATSFFKPLKVADVEPPGLRIPGAVECEERIVGTGWGNVVKQKYAEGVEFSGAAAAHIATTEPVRMILPGRAAQTVRLKLRVHPRRAFETITVTDGTGTQIGVVTYDRAADGMYAVGTVNLEAGENALTVECTRPATLDCWVVEPLGEGPGVDGGP; from the coding sequence ATGAAGCGCGAGTCGGCATTTCGGCTGCTCGGGTTGGGCATCCTTGTGCTCGCGCTGGCGCGGGTGGCCGCGGCGCAAGAGACGATCACGCAGGCGGAATTGCTGCGACGCGTGATTGACGTGCAGCGGCTCGCCACGCCGCCTCCGCCGGGCGAACGGACACGGTTGTTTTCCAGTTACGACCGGCGCTCGCAGGCGGGCGCGGCGGGCGAGATTGCCGGATGGGGTGCGAACGAGGACCACGGGCAATTCAGCGGCGTGACGCCGGACGGCTGGCAGGTGCTGGCGGAGGTGGACGGCCCTGGCGCCATCACGCGCATGTGGTCGGCGGATCCCGGCGGGCACATCCGTTTCGTGCTGGACGGCGAACCGGTGATTGAGGCTGCGTTTAACGAATTGCTCTCCGGCCGGGTGCCGCCGTTCGAGACGCCGCTGGTTGAACGGGGGATGACCTGTCATTTTCCGGTTGGGTTCAGCCGAAGCTGCCAGGTTCTGGCGCGTGAGTGCAGCTCGTACTACCAGATCAACGTGGTCTGCTATCCGCCGGGGACGACGGTGACGCGTTTCCGGAGCGAGCTCGATGAGGAGGCCGACGCGGCGCTGGCTGAGGTGCGGCAGGCGCTGAGTGACGGGTTGACCGAGGGGCAGCTTTTTGGCGGACAGCGCATGCGCCCGGTGGCGGTGCAGCAGGAACTGGGGCCGGGCGAGACCATGAGTGAATCGCTGTCCGGGGCGGGGACGGTGCGCGCGTTGTACGTCGCGCTGACGGACCAGCGCGGCCCGCGTGACCTGTATGCGCTCCGACGCTGCCTCTTGCGGGTGTACGCAGACGGCGAGGAGACTCCGGCGATCGAGGCGCCGCTGTGTGATTTCTTCGGCGCGGGCTTCGACTTGGTGGCGTACAACAGCCTGGTGCTCGGCACGGACCGCGAGTTGTCGGTGCCGCTGCCGGATCGGCGGCGCGGCGAAAACCGCTACATGTACTGCCTGTTTCCCATGCCGTTTCGGGACGGGCTGCGTGTCGAGATCGAGAATGGGAACAGCGCGAAGCGGAAGATTGGCCTGATGCTGCTCATGCAGGCTGATCCGCGCCCGCCGGCGCCCGACGCGCTGCGTTTCCACGCGCGATTTCGCCGGGAGGATCCGTGTCAGGGGCGCGACTATGCGCTGCTGGAGGCGCGCGGGCGCGGGCGGCTGGTGGGGTGCGTGCTGAGCGTGGACTGCCCGCGGGCCGCGTGGTGGGGCGAGGGCGACGACCAGGTCTGGATTGATGGGGAACGCTTCCCGTCGTATTTCGGCACGGGCACGGCGGATTTCTTTGACGACGCGGGGGGGCTGCACGCTGGCGTCCGGCCGTTCGCGGGCGTGACGCGCACGGGGCCCTACGGCAAGTTCGCGACATACCGCTGGCAGCTCGCGGACGCGATTGCATTTCAGAAGTCGGTGCGCTTCACGCTGGAGAACCTGCAGGCAGGTGGGGCGCGGGACACGTACTACAGCAGCGTCGTGTACTGGTATGCGACCGCCGGTGCGACGAGCTTTTTCAAGCCGCTCAAGGTTGCGGACGTGGAACCGCCCGGGCTGCGGATTCCAGGGGCGGTGGAGTGCGAGGAGCGGATCGTCGGCACGGGGTGGGGCAACGTGGTCAAGCAGAAGTACGCGGAGGGTGTGGAGTTCTCCGGGGCCGCGGCGGCGCATATCGCGACGACCGAGCCGGTGCGGATGATACTTCCGGGCCGCGCTGCGCAGACCGTACGGCTGAAGCTGCGTGTGCATCCGCGGCGCGCGTTCGAGACGATCACCGTGACGGATGGCACCGGCACCCAGATCGGCGTCGTCACCTACGACCGCGCGGCCGATGGGATGTACGCCGTCGGGACGGTCAATCTGGAAGCTGGGGAAAACGCGCTCACGGTGGAGTGCACGCGGCCGGCGACACTCGACTGCTGGGTGGTTGAACCGCTCGGGGAGGGGCCGGGCGTGGACGGAGGACCCTAA
- the mqnE gene encoding aminofutalosine synthase MqnE: METITDAALASIRAKVEAGERLSPEDGRTLYQTRDIFTVGELANLARERRHGRKAFYNINRHINYTNYCVLRCKFCSFYRPYQTESHGATKPRRHAGVEGYELSIEDVVGQAVSAAERGATEVHVVGGLHPKLPFSYYTDMCRAIKARCPGLHIKAFTAIEIVHFTRITKPRLSVAEVLTALRDAGLDSLPGGGAEIFDDRVHSEAFKAKVGEQHWFDVHRVAHELGIPSNATMLYGHIESVDERIGHMIKLREHQDVSLARRKAAFQCFVPLSFIPDGSEFAHLPGPTGLDDLRTLAVARLILDNFAHIKAFWIMQSPKLAQVALNWGVDDFDGTVVWYDITKREGQGTNRQELSVDQIRRLLREAGCTPVERDTLYHEVTR, translated from the coding sequence ATGGAGACGATCACGGACGCAGCGCTCGCGTCGATCCGGGCAAAGGTCGAGGCTGGGGAGCGGCTGAGCCCCGAGGATGGCCGGACGCTCTACCAGACGCGGGACATCTTCACCGTCGGCGAACTCGCGAACCTCGCGCGCGAACGGCGGCATGGCCGGAAGGCGTTCTACAACATCAACCGGCATATCAATTACACGAATTACTGCGTGCTGCGGTGTAAGTTTTGCTCGTTCTACAGGCCCTATCAGACGGAAAGCCACGGAGCCACGAAGCCACGACGCCACGCAGGGGTGGAGGGGTATGAGCTTTCGATCGAGGATGTCGTGGGGCAGGCGGTGTCGGCGGCGGAGCGCGGGGCAACCGAGGTGCACGTCGTTGGGGGACTGCATCCGAAACTGCCATTCTCCTACTACACGGACATGTGCCGGGCGATTAAGGCGCGCTGCCCGGGGCTGCATATCAAGGCGTTCACGGCCATCGAGATCGTACACTTCACGCGGATCACGAAGCCGCGGCTGAGCGTGGCCGAGGTGCTGACTGCGTTGCGTGACGCCGGGCTCGACAGCCTGCCGGGCGGCGGGGCGGAGATTTTTGACGATCGCGTGCACAGTGAGGCGTTCAAGGCGAAGGTGGGTGAGCAGCACTGGTTCGACGTGCACCGGGTCGCGCACGAGCTGGGCATTCCGTCGAATGCGACGATGCTCTACGGGCATATCGAGTCGGTCGATGAACGCATCGGGCACATGATCAAGCTGCGCGAGCACCAGGATGTATCGCTGGCACGGCGCAAAGCGGCGTTTCAGTGCTTCGTGCCGCTATCGTTCATTCCGGACGGCAGCGAGTTCGCGCACTTGCCAGGGCCGACCGGGCTGGACGATCTGCGCACGCTGGCCGTGGCGCGGCTGATACTGGACAACTTCGCCCACATCAAGGCGTTCTGGATCATGCAGTCGCCGAAGCTGGCACAGGTCGCGTTGAACTGGGGCGTGGACGATTTTGACGGGACGGTGGTGTGGTACGACATCACGAAACGGGAGGGGCAGGGGACGAACCGGCAGGAATTGTCGGTGGACCAGATCCGGCGGCTGCTGCGCGAGGCGGGGTGCACGCCGGTGGAGCGGGACACGCTCTACCACGAAGTGACAAGGTAA
- a CDS encoding DUF2892 domain-containing protein translates to MCMERYIRLFAGVFVLASVLLAHFHSPYWLFFTAFVGLNLFQSALTRWCLMEDILRKLGVPPCQHGQPGENVTK, encoded by the coding sequence ATGTGCATGGAACGCTACATTCGCCTCTTCGCCGGCGTATTCGTTCTGGCCAGCGTCCTGCTGGCCCACTTCCACAGCCCCTACTGGCTGTTCTTCACCGCGTTCGTTGGCCTGAACCTCTTCCAGTCCGCCCTCACGCGGTGGTGCTTGATGGAGGACATCCTCCGCAAGCTCGGCGTGCCTCCCTGCCAGCACGGGCAGCCGGGTGAAAACGTGACCAAGTAA